In one Dama dama isolate Ldn47 chromosome 5, ASM3311817v1, whole genome shotgun sequence genomic region, the following are encoded:
- the LOC133055677 gene encoding uncharacterized protein LOC133055677, translated as MLFHSLSGRWALRVPALMFPQGANTYHPDPQSLWVPHAPRASGWLHTALHSRPGWPGALDLFLSFTHETSSPHAPNSWGTGAESPGDLDKLNKSCDLFKVRLHLNGAAFTSMQTGFYRNGRKRRWDTTWGPRDPTDHMQEGIRAQTRARETGQRSGAASGQAAVKGAKRGLPPRLTGAAPDFCRFELSRPLPTPPPLPSGSC; from the exons ATGCTGTTTCATAGCCTGTCGGGGAGGTGGGCCCTGCGGGTCCCGGCGCTGATGTTCCCCCAGGGTGCTAACACATACCACCCCGACCCCCAGAGCCTGTGGGTGCCACACGCACCCAGGGCCTcaggctggctccacactgcccTCCACAGCCGCCCTGGTTGGCCTGGAGCATTGGATCTGTTCCTCTCATTCACCCATGAAACTAGCAGCCCTCACGCCCCCAACAGCTGGGGTACGGGCGCTGAGTCCCCAGGTGACCTTGACAAATTAAATAAGAGTTGTGACCTTTTTAAGGTCAGGCTGCACTTAAACGGGGCCGCGTTCACATCCATGCAGACAGGTTTCTACAGAAACGGGAGGAAACGACGGTGGGACACCACCTGGGGCCCACGGGATCCCACCGACCACATGCAGGAGGGGATCCGAGCCCAGACCCGGGCACGGGAGACGGGACAGCGCTCGGGAGCAGCCAGCGGCCAGGCTGCCGTGAA GGGTGCCAAGCGTGGGCTGCCGCCCCGGCTCACTGGAGCAGCACCTGATTTTTGCAGATTTGAGCTCTCACGCCCGctccccactccccctcccctgccctctgggAGCTGCTGA